From a region of the Malania oleifera isolate guangnan ecotype guangnan chromosome 12, ASM2987363v1, whole genome shotgun sequence genome:
- the LOC131144463 gene encoding uncharacterized protein At4g19900 gives MKQSSTDVAGDGRNSASKPHRLIISVNFQKFKRLMYASLSSLFCFPTSLLAVLLLLLLACNGGSVFYISFSFPAKTPLASPSFLPEISAGETPRKQASSTPPLSSSSSSSSSSSSSSSSSSSSSSSSSVKLEVKREDQRPILKTHLPLLHRSQYSALPIFDSSIHRQRRLRKHRGALKTLRPGDLSTQFPARLRDFLGGNSSNSWCKVRFFMTWISSLQSFGKRELLTVESLFKSHPNACLVIVSNSMDSNRGTQLLKPFINKGFRVIAISPDFEYIFKNTKAEIWFNRLKQGNIDPGEVSLGQNLSNLLRLALLYKYGGIYIDADVIVLKSLSSLRNTIGAQAMDLQTGNWSRLNNAVMIFDKEHPLLLRFIEEFALTFDGNKWGHNGPYLVSRVVSRVAGEPGFNFRVLPPAAFYPADWTRIRSLFHGPKDANHLKWVVAKLKDIRRHSFAVHLWNRESRRVKVEEGSIISHVMSDCCIFCNSS, from the coding sequence ATGAAACAGAGCAGCACCGATGTCGCCGGTGATGGCAGAAACTCTGCTTCGAAGCCTCATCGTCTAATTATCAGCGTAAATTTTCAGAAGTTCAAGAGACTTATGTATGCTTCTCTGAGTTCTCTCTTTTGCTTTCCCACCTCTCTTCTTGCtgtcctcctcctcctccttttgGCCTGCAATGGAGGTTCTGTGTTCTACATTAGCTTCTCTTTTCCGGCCAAGACTCCGCTGGCGTCTCCCTCTTTTCTCCCAGAAATTTCCGCCGGCGAAACCCCACGAAAACAGGCTTCTTCGACGCCtcccctctcttcttcttcttcttcttcttcttcttcttcttcttcctcctcctcctcctcctcctcctcctcctcctcctctgtgAAATTGGAAGTCAAACGAGAAGACCAACGTCCGATTCTGAAAACCCATTTGCCCCTTCTTCACAGATCGCAGTATTCGGCTCTTCCCATATTCGATTCTTCGATTCATAGGCAGAGGCGGCTCCGAAAACACAGGGGCGCCTTAAAGACTCTGCGTCCCGGCGATTTGTCAACCCAATTTCCTGCGAGGCTGAGGGATTTCCTTGGTGGGAATTCTTCTAATTCTTGGTGTAAGGTTCGATTTTTCATGACTTGGATTTCTTCATTGCAATCGTTTGGTAAAAGGGAACTGCTTACAGTAGAGAGTTTGTTTAAGTCACACCCGAATGCTTGTTTGGTCATAGTCTCAAACTCCATGGATTCAAACAGGGGAACCCAATTGTTAAAACCTTTCATCAATAAAGGGTTTAGAGTAATTGCAATTTCTCCTGATTTTGAATACATTTTCAAGAACACAAAAGCAGAAATCTGGTTCAATAGGTTAAAGCAGGGGAACATTGATCCCGGGGAGGTCTCTTTGGGTCAAAATCTCTCAAATCTGCTCAGGCTTGCTCTGTTGTACAAATATGGAGGAATTTACATAGATGCTGATGTTATAGTTTTGAAGAGCTTATCAAGCTTGAGAAACACCATTGGAGCACAGGCAATGGATCTTCAAACTGGGAACTGGAGCAGATTGAACAACGCTGTCATGATCTTTGACAAGGAGCATCCTCTCCTCTTGAGGTTCATTGAAGAATTTGCACTTACATTTGATGGGAACAAGTGGGGTCACAATGGACCTTACCTGGTCTCCAGAGTTGTTTCGAGGGTGGCCGGAGAGCCTGGTTTTAACTTCAGAGTGCTGCCGCCTGCGGCATTTTACCCCGCGGACTGGACCAGAATCCGAAGTCTCTTTCATGGGCCGAAGGATGCGAACCATTTGAAATGGGTGGTGGCGAAGCTAAAGGACATTCGAAGGCATAGCTTTGCGGTGCACCTGTGGAACAGGGAGAGTAGAAGAGTCAAGGTTGAAGAAGGAAGCATCATCAGCCATGTAATGTCTGATTGTTGCATCTTCTGCAATTCTTCCTAA